The region TGGTGCGGCCGTCGAAGAGGAGGCGCCAGCCGGCCGCGCGCTCCTCGGCAGTGAGCGTATTGGGCGCCATCGCGCTGGCTGCGGATTCCTGTTCCATGCGGTTGGCGGGGCCGCAGGCGGCGGCGAGCGCGGTGAGCATGGTCAGACCGAGGGAAGCTACGACGGGCGGCCGGGTGCGTCCATGCACACCGGCGGGGACAGGAGGTCCCTCGACTGCGCAGCCTGCGGCCGCTCCGCTCGGGATGACAGGAGAAACGAAGGTCGGCGGAGGCGCGCTCCGCTCACGATGACAGAAGAGGATCATAGCTCCAGCCCTTTCAGGTACGCGTAGCTCGCCCGGATGCTGGCGAAGGGGTCAGGCGGCTCGTCGTGCTCGACAAAGTAGTGACGGAAGCCGGCCTGGCCGGCGGCGCGAAGGATGGCTCGGAAGTCGAGGACCCCGCGGCCCACGTCCACCATGCGCCCGGCGGCGTCCATGTCCTTGAGGTGCGCGGAGTGGAAGCGGCCCGGGAAGCGGGCAATGTAGTCGAGCGGCCGGCCTCCGCCCCT is a window of Gemmatimonadota bacterium DNA encoding:
- a CDS encoding sugar phosphate isomerase/epimerase, whose protein sequence is VMGHRYLIVAWLPEAERRDLDGYRRLAAWFNRAGERAREAGLRLGYHNHDYELAPMQGAVPYDVFLAETEPANVVHQMDVFWLSRGGGRPLDYIARFPGRFHSAHLKDMDAAGRMVDVGRGVLDFRAILRAAGQAGFRHYFVEHDEPPDPFASIRASYAYLKGLEL